The following coding sequences lie in one Pseudomonas sp. B33.4 genomic window:
- a CDS encoding sterol desaturase/SRPBCC family protein yields the protein MRQTTEAFRSRYRAAIHPLYNPWLHGAFVLLFGALAIGAFWSSVQQVSLLEWLTVPLTLLFFNFGVYMVHRHLGHHKKTFAKMFYARHAGDHHSFFTPGHMTYDSARDWRVILFPAWLIVLHTLVVTLPLWWLFAHANANVAGLFGGCMVLGYLTYEVFHACEHLPPHNPLTRLPWIRQMRRLHELHHRRERMQERNFNIVLPLMDYLFGTLYWEPETAPLSYSRMPMTRMQHTIDIAGEPIAVLAYAASVGRWPEWHPSSLKIDGPHGPLHAGTRFEEDIHAGGREGHLSWEVTEYLPGRRWCARAQGDHGLSLLLTYECGAEGNGTRFVRTLDYRFAGLGMRIANHLLLKRRIERESAASMLALRDMAAQYLSSARASA from the coding sequence GTGAGGCAGACCACCGAGGCATTTCGCAGCCGCTACCGCGCGGCCATTCATCCGCTGTACAACCCGTGGCTGCACGGTGCGTTCGTGCTGCTGTTCGGCGCGCTGGCCATCGGCGCATTCTGGAGCAGCGTGCAGCAGGTCAGTCTGCTGGAGTGGCTGACGGTGCCGCTGACCCTGCTCTTCTTCAACTTCGGCGTGTACATGGTCCACCGCCATCTCGGCCACCACAAAAAGACCTTCGCGAAAATGTTCTATGCCCGGCATGCGGGCGATCATCACAGCTTCTTCACCCCCGGCCACATGACCTACGACAGCGCCCGCGACTGGCGGGTGATTCTGTTCCCGGCGTGGCTGATCGTGCTGCACACACTGGTGGTTACCCTGCCGCTGTGGTGGTTGTTCGCACACGCCAACGCCAACGTCGCCGGGTTGTTCGGTGGCTGCATGGTTCTCGGTTATCTGACTTACGAAGTGTTCCATGCCTGCGAACACCTGCCGCCGCACAACCCGCTGACGCGCCTGCCATGGATCCGCCAGATGCGCCGCTTGCACGAGCTGCATCACCGCCGCGAGCGCATGCAGGAACGCAATTTCAACATCGTCCTGCCACTGATGGACTACCTGTTCGGCACCCTGTACTGGGAGCCGGAAACCGCCCCTCTGAGTTATTCGAGAATGCCCATGACCCGCATGCAGCACACCATCGATATCGCTGGCGAACCCATTGCCGTGCTTGCCTATGCCGCCAGCGTCGGGCGCTGGCCGGAGTGGCACCCGTCATCGCTGAAAATCGACGGGCCACACGGCCCGCTGCATGCCGGCACGCGCTTTGAAGAGGATATTCACGCCGGCGGCCGTGAAGGCCACTTGAGCTGGGAAGTCACCGAGTATTTGCCCGGTCGGCGCTGGTGCGCGCGGGCGCAAGGTGATCACGGATTGTCGTTGCTGCTGACCTATGAATGCGGCGCCGAGGGGAACGGCACGCGATTTGTGCGCACGCTGGATTATCGCTTCGCCGGGCTGGGCATGCGCATCGCCAATCACTTGCTGCTCAAACGCCGCATCGAGCGCGAATCTGCCGCGTCGATGCTGGCGCTGCGTGACATGGCCGCGCAATACCTGTCATCGGCGAGGGCCAGCGCGTGA
- a CDS encoding LysR family transcriptional regulator has product MDIDLARTFLEIVRHGSLAAAAQKLFVTQTAITARVQKLESQLGSTLFVRNRAGAKLTPNGEAFVIYANQLVQTWEAARRDLPLPEGYHNVLHIGGEVSLCNPLMLSWAAELREKIPGHALRMEIRDGENLLRQLELGVLDAALVYQPEYWPGLQVEQVLEEKLILVRAPDRPDPYVYIDWGPDFRRQHDAALPEKAKAALSFNLGPLALQYILEHGGSGYFRTRVVRTYLESGALEAVTKAPEFGYPTYLVYSRDRDSATLQQAFNLLREVIRTDDDWSQRWNPLS; this is encoded by the coding sequence ATGGACATCGATCTCGCTCGCACCTTTCTGGAAATCGTCCGTCACGGCAGTCTCGCCGCTGCCGCGCAGAAGCTGTTCGTCACGCAAACGGCGATCACCGCACGCGTGCAAAAACTCGAAAGTCAGCTGGGCAGCACGCTGTTCGTACGCAACCGTGCCGGGGCGAAACTGACGCCCAATGGCGAGGCCTTTGTCATCTATGCCAATCAACTGGTGCAGACCTGGGAAGCCGCGCGCCGTGACCTGCCGCTGCCCGAGGGCTATCACAACGTGCTGCACATCGGTGGCGAAGTCAGCCTGTGCAACCCGTTGATGCTCAGTTGGGCGGCGGAGCTGCGCGAGAAAATCCCCGGGCATGCCCTGCGCATGGAAATTCGCGATGGCGAAAACCTGCTCCGCCAGCTCGAACTCGGTGTGCTCGACGCCGCGCTGGTCTACCAGCCGGAATACTGGCCGGGATTGCAGGTCGAGCAAGTGCTGGAAGAAAAACTGATTCTGGTGCGCGCACCCGATCGCCCCGATCCCTACGTCTACATCGACTGGGGCCCGGACTTCCGCCGCCAACACGACGCTGCCCTGCCGGAAAAAGCCAAAGCGGCGCTGAGTTTCAATCTCGGCCCGCTGGCCCTGCAATACATCCTCGAGCACGGCGGCAGCGGCTACTTCCGCACCCGCGTAGTGCGCACCTATCTGGAAAGCGGCGCTCTCGAAGCGGTGACCAAAGCCCCGGAATTCGGCTATCCGACCTACCTCGTCTACTCACGCGATCGCGATTCGGCGACGCTGCAGCAAGCTTTCAATCTGCTGCGCGAAGTGATCCGCACCGATGACGATTGGTCGCAGCGCTGGAATCCTCTGAGCTGA
- a CDS encoding hydrogenase maturation protein, which produces MRPLNIILLSSAFNGLTQRAWLELREAGHSPSVVLFTDENAVCKQIEHSGADLVICPFLKDRVPQALWSNTQRPVVIIHPGIVGDRGASALDWAITNELPSWGVTALQAVEEMDAGPVWATCEFNLPAGLRKSELYNGRVSDAAIRCIREVVEKFIEGFGPVALDYADAQVRGRLQPNMKQVDRSFSWHDCARFIKRCIDAADGQPGVLASLAGGQYYVYDAHLDSRNGMPGEILAVHDDAVLVAAGDQSLWIGALRRKPQPGEETFKQPARHLLAEQLADVPVLDWSVATQPFSDEAYQPLRYRESGNVGELTFEFYNGAMSTEQCQRMVAALRWAKSRDTQVLLIKGGRGSFSNGVHLNVIQAAQDPGAEAWANIQAIDDVCAELLTARQLVVSGVTGNAGAGGVMLALAADIVFARADIVLNPHYKSMGLYGSEYWTYSLPRAVGPALAEQLTQACLPVSAVQAWQLGMVQEIGPRCPDEFSLWLLQRANGVVSDPTYAAVRERKARVDQMLIQQSRETELQEMQEDMLYNRNQFAEKCRNFVFKRKVCGTPTRLIEEWARGRLTELAS; this is translated from the coding sequence ATGCGACCTCTCAACATCATTCTGCTGTCGTCAGCGTTCAATGGCCTGACCCAACGTGCGTGGCTGGAACTGCGCGAGGCCGGGCACTCGCCCAGCGTCGTGCTGTTTACCGATGAAAACGCCGTGTGCAAACAGATCGAACACAGCGGCGCCGATCTGGTGATCTGCCCGTTCCTCAAGGACCGCGTACCCCAGGCGCTGTGGAGCAATACCCAGCGCCCGGTGGTGATCATCCACCCCGGCATCGTCGGCGATCGCGGCGCCAGTGCCCTCGACTGGGCGATTACCAACGAGCTACCGAGCTGGGGCGTCACCGCGCTGCAAGCCGTCGAAGAAATGGACGCCGGCCCGGTGTGGGCGACCTGCGAATTCAACCTGCCGGCGGGCCTGCGCAAATCCGAGCTGTACAACGGCCGGGTCAGTGACGCGGCGATTCGCTGCATTCGCGAAGTGGTGGAGAAATTCATCGAAGGGTTCGGGCCAGTGGCTCTGGACTATGCCGATGCGCAAGTACGTGGGCGTTTGCAGCCGAACATGAAACAGGTCGACCGCAGTTTCAGCTGGCACGACTGTGCCCGGTTCATCAAACGCTGCATCGATGCCGCCGACGGCCAGCCCGGTGTGCTGGCGAGTCTGGCCGGCGGTCAATATTACGTTTATGACGCACACCTCGATTCGCGCAATGGCATGCCCGGCGAGATTCTTGCGGTGCATGACGATGCCGTACTCGTTGCGGCGGGCGATCAAAGCCTGTGGATCGGTGCACTGCGGCGCAAACCGCAACCCGGCGAAGAAACCTTCAAGCAACCGGCGCGGCACCTGTTGGCCGAACAATTGGCCGACGTGCCGGTGCTGGACTGGTCGGTTGCCACGCAGCCGTTCAGTGATGAAGCCTATCAACCGCTGCGTTATCGCGAATCCGGCAACGTCGGCGAGCTGACCTTCGAGTTCTACAACGGCGCCATGAGCACCGAGCAATGCCAGCGCATGGTCGCCGCGCTGCGCTGGGCCAAGTCCCGTGATACGCAGGTGTTGCTGATCAAGGGCGGGCGCGGCAGCTTTTCCAACGGCGTGCATTTGAACGTGATTCAAGCCGCGCAGGATCCGGGCGCCGAAGCCTGGGCCAATATTCAGGCGATCGACGATGTCTGCGCAGAACTGCTGACGGCCCGGCAACTGGTGGTCAGCGGCGTCACCGGCAATGCTGGCGCCGGTGGTGTGATGCTCGCGCTGGCCGCCGATATTGTGTTTGCCCGTGCCGATATCGTGCTCAACCCGCATTACAAGAGCATGGGTTTGTATGGCTCCGAATACTGGACCTACAGCCTGCCTCGCGCCGTCGGCCCGGCCCTGGCCGAGCAATTGACCCAGGCCTGCCTGCCAGTGAGCGCGGTGCAGGCGTGGCAACTGGGCATGGTTCAGGAAATCGGCCCGCGCTGCCCGGACGAGTTTTCCCTGTGGTTGCTGCAGCGGGCCAACGGAGTAGTGAGCGATCCGACCTATGCGGCGGTGCGTGAACGCAAGGCGCGGGTTGATCAGATGTTGATCCAGCAAAGCCGCGAAACTGAACTGCAAGAGATGCAGGAAGACATGCTCTACAACCGCAATCAATTTGCCGAGAAGTGCCGCAATTTTGTCTTCAAGCGCAAGGTCTGTGGCACGCCGACGCGGTTGATCGAGGAGTGGGCGCGGGGGCGGTTGACCGAGTTGGCCAGTTGA
- a CDS encoding sigma-70 family RNA polymerase sigma factor, with protein MGGYNPHYQIIGQMFQKDYRWLCAAVGRTLGCPHSAQDIASETFLRVLALPDPTAIREPRALLTTIARRLVYEGWRRQDLERAYLESLALAPEPVHPSPEERALVIEALLAVDRLLNGLSAKAKAAFLYHQLDGLTYSEIGERLGVSTSRVQQYMVEAFKRCYQAMQA; from the coding sequence ATGGGTGGGTACAACCCGCATTACCAGATCATCGGGCAGATGTTCCAAAAGGACTATCGCTGGCTGTGCGCTGCCGTTGGCCGCACGCTGGGTTGCCCGCACAGTGCGCAGGACATCGCCTCGGAAACCTTTCTGCGGGTGCTGGCATTGCCGGACCCGACGGCCATTCGCGAGCCACGCGCGCTGCTGACTACCATCGCCCGGCGGCTGGTCTACGAAGGCTGGCGTCGCCAGGACCTTGAACGCGCTTATCTGGAAAGCCTGGCGCTGGCGCCGGAACCGGTGCATCCGTCTCCGGAAGAGCGGGCGCTGGTGATCGAAGCGCTGCTGGCGGTCGATCGCTTGCTCAACGGGCTGTCGGCCAAGGCCAAAGCGGCGTTTCTCTACCACCAGCTCGACGGTTTGACCTACAGCGAGATTGGCGAGCGCCTCGGCGTGTCGACCAGTCGCGTGCAGCAATACATGGTCGAAGCGTTCAAGCGTTGCTATCAGGCGATGCAGGCATGA
- a CDS encoding FecR family protein, translating to MRPDEAVIDEAAQWLALLQSGEAGTAERAAFEAWRVADPRHQQVIEQMGGSLNLLRNPSLRNVPRNSLLHSLNAPSSRRRFISGSLSVLGVALLAALLGRRYGWLPEAGELSTGTGERRDFTLADGSALTLNARSRVVPLFDSQQRLLALRSGELLVDVAKESARPFVVETGHGRMRALGTKFLVQYKEEATRLVMLHSQVEVVTAGGARQVVEAGESLLFNGAGLLSLERSNGQESAWVQGRLEVRDRPLYEVIDSLRRYRRGILHLSPEVADLRLSGLYPLDDSDRTLQLLERSLPIRVTWHNPYWVSIDARL from the coding sequence ATGAGGCCGGACGAAGCGGTGATCGACGAGGCCGCGCAATGGCTGGCGTTGTTGCAGTCGGGCGAGGCGGGCACGGCCGAGCGGGCTGCGTTCGAGGCCTGGCGGGTCGCCGATCCGCGGCATCAGCAGGTCATCGAGCAAATGGGCGGCAGCCTGAATCTGCTGCGCAACCCGAGCCTGCGCAACGTGCCGCGCAACAGTTTGCTGCACAGCCTCAATGCGCCGTCGAGTCGTCGACGCTTTATCAGCGGCAGTTTGAGTGTGCTCGGTGTTGCGCTGTTGGCCGCATTGCTCGGGCGACGTTACGGCTGGCTGCCGGAGGCGGGGGAGTTGTCGACCGGAACCGGAGAGCGGCGTGACTTCACACTCGCCGACGGCAGCGCTTTAACGCTCAATGCACGCAGTCGAGTGGTGCCTTTGTTCGACAGCCAGCAGCGCTTGCTCGCGTTGCGCAGCGGCGAGTTGTTGGTCGATGTGGCGAAAGAGTCGGCGCGGCCCTTTGTGGTCGAGACCGGGCACGGTCGCATGCGTGCACTGGGGACGAAGTTTCTCGTGCAGTACAAAGAGGAGGCGACGCGCTTGGTGATGCTCCATTCGCAGGTCGAAGTGGTCACCGCCGGCGGTGCGCGGCAAGTGGTGGAGGCAGGCGAAAGTTTGTTGTTCAACGGCGCCGGGCTGCTGTCGCTGGAGCGCAGCAACGGTCAGGAAAGTGCCTGGGTGCAAGGTCGACTGGAGGTGCGCGACCGGCCTTTGTACGAAGTCATCGACAGCCTGCGCCGCTACCGTCGCGGCATCTTGCATCTGAGCCCGGAAGTCGCCGACCTGCGCCTCAGCGGCCTCTATCCGCTCGACGACAGCGATCGTACGTTGCAACTGCTGGAACGCTCGCTGCCGATCCGCGTCACCTGGCACAACCCGTACTGGGTCAGCATCGACGCGCGGTTATAA
- a CDS encoding TonB-dependent receptor, whose protein sequence is MFSIKQQLPRLTLAAALAMGISPWAAVAQESAAAMFTFDIASGPLDEVLLDISRQSGVPISFSQQLVQGKRSAAVRGVLGGRQAVEKALLGSGLQVEQSAQGLTVRAADVPAKVTAVAPVTSADYRMEKVTVTGSRIARAQSDGATPVNVITHEEMEARGYKNVYDALATQTQNTGMTQGEDYGNTWQPAASALNLRGLGPNHTLVLINGRRVADYPTPYDGKVNFTNLANIPSAVIERIEILSSGASAIYGSDAIAGVVNIILKDKINGVDVNLKGGTSERGGGDNQRLQISGGGSWGDFDGLFGLELTNRDPIWADDRGFMQSGPLADVGYRRDLTNSRYLGPGCGAYQGTFDNKLVNSGGRCRTDQMYNDYWTVQTQKENYDGYTRGTWHFSDSGQVFADLMYGLDHIQNNTRGPTFTSPDFINQNSGNLERWYRRFGEEEIGGRTSNNSKWRDTSWTGTLGLSDKIADTGWSYDLAANRSEYRSVRTTRYTPLSSIQDFYLGPQLGVSGGYPVFAPDASRLDRPLTPQEWQQFRGNLTQSSKSVSTSYNASVNGDLFDLPAGPVGFAGVLEAGKQEYRVDPDDGLNDGTFYGVSPQQSSGGSRKRYAAGGEFSIPVTDTVLATAAGRWDQYKFSGRTEQQKTYNLGLEWRPVTSLLLRGSYGTSFRAPDLNYIYQSDSNGYYPAQIDYYGCSQGVEGACDRGRVDYTQSGTADLESERGKSWTYGFVWSPSRNFDFSTDFWRVEIDDLLTTVDENRLLQQENECRNGTQDINSANCQSTLARIDRNAGNAAVDPNQLNRVRVNAINAASERVSGLDFKSNIRWGAGQYGAFSSALGYTLVLSHYYKESEEAPTQDLRTSRTNYDWRSKVNASLTWDYQKATATLMGIRYGSVTNGAGDGRLSPWTVFNASARYKLNDRASVGLTVNNVLNQIKHDDSAGWPYYPTGNYDPYGRQWWLDVSYHFGG, encoded by the coding sequence ATGTTCTCAATCAAACAACAATTACCTCGATTGACCCTCGCCGCTGCGTTGGCGATGGGCATCAGTCCATGGGCGGCGGTGGCCCAGGAATCGGCAGCGGCGATGTTCACCTTCGACATTGCCAGCGGGCCGCTCGACGAAGTGCTGCTGGACATCTCGCGGCAGAGCGGCGTACCGATTTCTTTCAGTCAGCAACTGGTACAAGGCAAACGCAGTGCGGCGGTGCGCGGGGTTTTGGGCGGTCGTCAGGCGGTGGAAAAGGCCTTGCTTGGCAGCGGTCTGCAAGTCGAACAAAGCGCCCAGGGTTTAACGGTTCGCGCGGCCGATGTGCCGGCGAAAGTCACCGCCGTAGCGCCGGTCACCAGCGCCGATTACCGCATGGAAAAAGTCACTGTGACCGGTTCGCGCATTGCCCGCGCGCAGAGTGATGGCGCCACGCCGGTCAACGTCATCACCCACGAGGAAATGGAAGCGCGCGGCTACAAAAACGTCTACGACGCCCTGGCGACGCAGACGCAAAACACCGGCATGACCCAAGGCGAAGATTACGGCAACACCTGGCAGCCGGCGGCCAGCGCACTCAACCTGCGCGGCCTCGGTCCGAACCATACGCTGGTGCTGATCAACGGCCGCCGCGTCGCCGACTATCCGACGCCGTACGACGGCAAGGTCAACTTCACCAACCTGGCGAATATTCCGTCGGCGGTCATCGAGCGCATCGAAATCCTCAGCAGCGGTGCCTCGGCGATTTACGGTTCGGACGCGATCGCCGGGGTGGTCAACATCATCCTCAAAGACAAGATCAACGGCGTCGACGTCAACCTCAAGGGCGGCACCAGCGAACGCGGCGGCGGTGACAATCAGCGCTTGCAGATCAGCGGTGGCGGCAGTTGGGGCGACTTCGACGGCCTGTTCGGCCTGGAGCTGACCAACCGCGATCCGATCTGGGCCGATGACCGTGGTTTCATGCAAAGCGGTCCGCTGGCGGATGTCGGTTACCGCCGCGACCTGACCAATAGTCGCTATCTCGGACCGGGCTGCGGCGCCTACCAAGGCACCTTCGACAACAAACTGGTCAACAGCGGCGGGCGCTGCCGTACCGATCAGATGTACAACGACTACTGGACCGTGCAGACCCAGAAGGAAAACTACGACGGCTATACCCGTGGCACCTGGCATTTCAGCGACAGCGGCCAGGTCTTCGCCGATTTGATGTACGGCCTCGACCACATCCAGAACAACACGCGCGGGCCGACCTTCACCTCGCCGGATTTCATCAACCAGAACAGCGGCAATCTGGAACGCTGGTATCGCCGTTTCGGTGAGGAAGAAATTGGCGGGCGCACCAGCAACAACAGCAAGTGGCGCGACACCTCGTGGACCGGCACCCTCGGTCTCTCGGACAAGATTGCCGACACCGGTTGGAGCTACGATCTGGCGGCCAATCGCTCGGAATATCGCAGCGTCAGGACCACGCGTTATACGCCACTGTCTTCGATTCAGGATTTCTACCTTGGCCCGCAACTCGGTGTCAGCGGCGGTTACCCGGTGTTTGCTCCGGATGCCTCGCGTCTCGACCGGCCGCTGACACCGCAGGAATGGCAGCAGTTTCGCGGCAACCTGACCCAAAGCAGCAAATCGGTGTCGACCAGTTACAACGCTTCGGTCAATGGTGATCTGTTCGACTTGCCGGCCGGCCCCGTGGGATTCGCCGGGGTGCTGGAGGCGGGCAAACAGGAATACCGCGTCGACCCGGATGATGGACTTAACGACGGCACTTTTTACGGCGTGAGCCCACAGCAAAGTTCCGGTGGCTCGCGCAAACGTTACGCGGCGGGCGGCGAGTTCAGCATTCCGGTCACTGACACCGTGCTGGCGACGGCGGCGGGGCGCTGGGATCAGTACAAATTCAGCGGCCGCACCGAGCAGCAGAAGACTTACAACCTGGGGCTGGAATGGCGCCCGGTGACCAGCCTGTTGCTGCGCGGCAGTTACGGCACCAGTTTCCGCGCACCGGATCTGAACTACATCTATCAATCCGACAGCAACGGCTACTATCCGGCGCAGATCGATTACTACGGTTGCAGCCAGGGCGTGGAGGGCGCGTGTGATCGCGGGCGCGTCGATTACACCCAGAGTGGCACCGCTGATCTGGAGTCCGAACGTGGCAAATCGTGGACCTACGGGTTCGTCTGGTCACCGTCGCGCAACTTCGATTTCTCCACCGATTTCTGGCGCGTCGAGATCGACGATTTGCTGACCACCGTCGATGAAAACCGCTTGCTGCAACAAGAGAACGAGTGCCGCAACGGCACCCAGGACATCAACTCGGCCAATTGCCAGTCGACCCTGGCGCGCATTGATCGTAACGCCGGCAATGCCGCGGTCGATCCGAACCAGTTGAATCGCGTGCGGGTCAACGCGATCAACGCCGCGAGCGAGCGGGTCAGCGGCCTGGACTTCAAGAGCAATATCCGCTGGGGCGCCGGGCAATACGGCGCGTTCAGTTCGGCGCTGGGTTACACCCTGGTGTTGTCGCATTACTACAAGGAATCGGAAGAAGCGCCGACGCAAGACTTGCGTACCTCGCGCACCAATTACGACTGGCGCAGCAAGGTCAACGCCAGTCTCACCTGGGATTACCAGAAAGCCACGGCGACGCTGATGGGCATTCGTTACGGCTCGGTGACCAACGGTGCAGGGGACGGGCGCCTGTCGCCTTGGACGGTGTTCAACGCCAGTGCGCGTTACAAGCTCAATGACCGCGCGAGCGTCGGGCTGACCGTGAACAACGTGCTCAATCAGATCAAACACGATGACTCGGCGGGCTGGCCGTATTACCCGACCGGCAACTATGACCCGTATGGACGGCAGTGGTGGCTGGATGTGAGTTATCACTTCGGCGGCTGA
- a CDS encoding antitoxin Xre/MbcA/ParS toxin-binding domain-containing protein: MSTSKAPRLTVLKKAEGKPVDLLVHGRDLGDDAMLIVRLTDEGFELSDVVNMLSTSEMYLREDMVKRITGKSVRTVQRLLKEGKPVRLDSQQSVVAYQYALVLEMATQAFGGLPQAEIWMQKSTPYLNGYVPLELTHHPLGFQMVEQYLCRLLYGGYP, encoded by the coding sequence ATGTCCACATCAAAAGCACCCCGGCTGACGGTGCTGAAGAAGGCTGAGGGAAAACCTGTCGATTTGCTCGTGCATGGCCGGGACCTCGGTGACGATGCCATGCTGATTGTCCGCCTTACCGACGAGGGCTTTGAGCTGAGCGACGTCGTCAACATGCTTTCAACTTCCGAAATGTACCTGCGCGAAGACATGGTCAAACGCATCACCGGCAAATCTGTCAGAACCGTGCAGCGGCTGTTGAAGGAAGGCAAACCGGTACGGCTTGACTCGCAACAGAGTGTCGTCGCCTACCAATATGCGCTGGTGCTGGAGATGGCCACTCAGGCGTTCGGGGGGCTGCCACAGGCGGAAATATGGATGCAGAAGTCCACCCCTTACCTTAACGGCTACGTGCCATTGGAATTGACTCACCATCCACTGGGCTTCCAGATGGTCGAACAATACTTGTGTCGGCTCCTGTACGGGGGTTACCCATGA
- a CDS encoding RES family NAD+ phosphorylase: MNPLPWEGHWYGWRLDQEAYGDTWDSGMGSKLKGGRWNAPGRRVVYASVDPSSAILEVAANNSFDALDREPYVLTCFEVIGDARVKVVQPEEVPNPYWLSPAWPSPNQQRFADALLDEHPFVLIPSAATRHSWNLLVSCDLAEGQFKMVSQERFGLDTRLLREMASA; this comes from the coding sequence ATGAATCCCTTGCCCTGGGAAGGGCACTGGTATGGCTGGCGCCTGGATCAGGAGGCCTACGGAGATACGTGGGACAGCGGGATGGGTTCAAAACTGAAAGGCGGTCGATGGAATGCGCCTGGCCGGCGAGTCGTCTATGCATCTGTCGACCCGTCCTCGGCCATTCTGGAGGTGGCAGCCAATAATAGTTTTGATGCACTGGACAGAGAGCCTTATGTGCTGACGTGCTTTGAGGTCATCGGCGATGCGCGGGTCAAAGTCGTTCAGCCCGAAGAGGTGCCGAATCCTTACTGGTTGAGTCCCGCGTGGCCGTCGCCCAATCAACAACGGTTTGCCGACGCTTTACTGGATGAGCATCCGTTTGTCCTGATTCCCTCGGCGGCAACCCGCCACTCGTGGAATCTGCTGGTGAGCTGCGACCTCGCAGAGGGGCAGTTCAAAATGGTCTCTCAAGAACGTTTTGGCCTGGATACACGGTTGCTGAGGGAGATGGCATCGGCTTGA